Below is a window of Candidatus Hydrogenedentota bacterium DNA.
GATCCACCTCCCCCAACCGGCCTCTACCGCCCATAACCAACCGGGTCCGCCACGCCCACTTCCGCAAAGGCCTTCAGCCGCTCCACACAGGTGGGACACGTCCCGCAGGCCAGTTCCCCGCCCCGGTAACAGCTCCACGTCTGCGCGAAATCCACCCCCAGTTCCATCCCCAGGCGCACATTCTCCGCCTTCCCGTTTTGCATCAGCGGCGCATGGACCACCACGGCATCGCCCCGGTTCAGGGCCAGCACCCCGTTCAGCCGGTCCAGAAACTCCTGCGTGCAGTCCCAATAACCGTACTCGTCCTGGGCCTGCGCGCCGTAAAACACATCCCGGATTTCCAGCGCCTCCGCGTGGGCCGCCGCCAGCGACAACAGCATCATGTTGCGGTTCGGCACATACGTCGGCGGCTGCCGCCGCGCCGCCTCGTCCAGCTCCGCCAGGTCCGGCACCTCCGCGCCCCCCCGCACCAGCGCCGTGTCCCCCCGCACCAGTTCCGCCATGAACGACACATCCAGCACCGTGTGCGCCGCCGCGCCCGCCAGTGCCGCCTGCCGCCGGGCGCAGTCCAGTTCCCGGACATGGCGCTGGCCGTAGTCAAAACTGAGCGCGTGCACCGGCCCGTCACAAAGCCGCCGCCGCACAAGATGCAGCAGCACCGACGAGTCCAGACCCCCGCTGAGAAGCACCAGGGCCGAGGGGCATTTCTGGGTCATGGAACATCTCCAGCCGGCACCGTCTCGGTCCGGCGCATTCAAGCGGAAAAAGAAAAAGGCGCGGAAATCCGCGCCGTAAAGCCAGAATATGGTGGGCGATACTGGGCTCGAACCAGTGACCTCTGCCGTGTGAAGCGAAAAAAAGGCCCTGTTACACCACCGCGATGCAGTCGTAAACCCTTGAAAACACTTATTAAACTGTCCAGAGCAGTATAACCCATATTTCGCCAGATTGCAAGGCTTTTCGCCACTTTTTGCGTAGTCTACGCACAAACAAAAAAGCCCGCAGAGCGCGGGCCTTGATATGAAAAACTTACTACGCAAATACTACGCACATTCCGGATTCTGGAAACTAGGAAAACGCGCCAGAATGCCCTCAGAGGCGCGATAGGTGGGAGGGGCGGTATTTCACCCGCCACGATGACGATCGCCCCGTGTGCGTCATCCTGCGCGGTCAGGGGGTGAAGGTCGGGGGAGCGGAGCGTTACAGCCCCGCCCCCCCTTGGGTAGGGGGCGCGCTACCCTGTCGGCTCATCATCCTTCAGCAGATGCAGCCGTTCCATGAACCGGCGGCGAAGCGCGGACCCCTTGGCTTGGTCGCCCGCGTGTGCGGCGCGGAGTGCAGCCCCCAGCCTGTCGTTCGGGTTCGGCTTCGGAACATGGGCATGGACCCCGGCGGCCAGGCGCACAGCCTCGCTGAAGGTCATGGGTTTCTCGCGGCTCATGCGCCCCCCTCTTCCAGCGGCGCGGCCATTTCCAGCCGCCTGGCCTCAGTCCAAAATGAGCGGGTCCGCATGAGGTCGCCCAACAGTTCCATGGCCGCCTTCCCGCGTGGTGAATACGCTGGCGCAAGCGACTTGACCCCAGGATATGCCGCCGCGAAGGTGCGGCCAATGGATTCCGTCTCCCTGTAGAGTGCGCCCATTTTCCGGAAGGCGCGGGCCAGCACCAGCACGCCCCCCTCCACCTCGTCGGCGACGGTGTCCATGCTGCTGTGGAGGCGTGCGCGGCGGGCCGCGACCTCAACCTGGGAAGCCTCCTGTGCGGCGCGGTGCGCCAGACGTGCAGCCTCCTGCAACGTGGCGACCTCGGCCTCTTGGGCGGCCACGGCTTCCCGCCTCCGCAAGGTTTGTTTCCGCACAGGCGCGGGGTCTTCTCCTGCCGCGAGTGCTGCGGCCATTTCGGCTTCGGCGGCGGTCAACCCAGCCATGGCGTTGTCCAGTTCGCGGCGGGCTGCGGCGTGGCGGGCCTTCAGGCTTCGGGCATGGGAAAGCGATTCGAGTTGCTCAGTCGGCATTGTCGGGGGTCTCCTTCTTGTTGGTGGGTGTCTGCTGCCAGTTTGTTCCAGTCGGCGGCGGTGTCGGCTTGGGCGGTTTGCCGGGGGTCTTGGCGCGGGGGTTCTCCCAGTGGCCGCCGGTGCCGACGGTGGAGAATGAGCCGCATTGCGCGTCGGTAAATTCACGGCCAAAGAAATCAACGGGTCGTTTGGGCATGGTCAGGTCTCCTGTTTTGCGGCCAGCACCTTGCCGGCCAGTTCGAGCAGTTTCTCATCGGGCAGTCCGGCATATTCGGACTCGCCTGTCGGGTCTGTCGGCGCAATCTTGGTCGGCGCGTCAAGGCCCAGCAGTTTGGCGCGCCGCTCCATGATGCGGAGCAGGCGGTCAACGGCCTTCATGTCGCCGGACTCCACCAGCGGCCAGCACCGCTCGGTCAGTTCGTCCAGGCGCATCAATTCCACGGCCAGCACGGCCTCCGCGTCCTCGCGGGCGGCCTCCTTCAGTTCGGAAAGCACTGCCTGAAGGTCATGCCATGCCTGGGCGGTGTCAACGCCCACCTTGTCGGCGATCTTCCTGAAGGACAGGCCCTCAAGTCTCAGGCGCAGCACTTCCCACCTGCGGATTGATGCCCGCACCGCATCGGGGCGCGTCGTGTTTCGCTTGGTCACTTGGTTGACCCTCCATTGTTGATGCTTTGGCCCTTGCCTTCACGCCAAGCGGCCCGCACTAGGTCGTTGAAAATGCGGTGATGCACGACGCGCTGCACTGTGCGCAGCGCGTCGCGGATGCGCCAGAACGGCGCGCCGGATTCCTCCAGGCGGTGGACGGCCTGAACGGCCCGCCTTTCGTAGGGTGTCATGCGGTGGTCTCCTGTCGGTTATGCGCCGAAGGCGCGGCCAAAACACAGAGCGGCGTGCGGTGATCCGCGCCCTGTAGCGCAGCGGAAGGGGCGGTCACTGCAAAGCCGCCTTCCTCTTCGGAAAGGGGATTCTTAAGGGGGAAACCACCATTTGCGTCGATCGCGTCGATCAAATTCTCCCTATAGGAAACGATCGATCGACGCAGTGGGTTAAGCCCTTTACCTTCAATGGTTTGCGCGTTTTTATGCGTTGACCGTCCAAAAATCGATCGACGCACCTTTTCGGGCCTGTTAAAATGGGGTTTCATCGTCGAAGTCCTCCGAGAAGTCGGGGTCCAGTGCCAACGTTTCGGTGATGTGCCGGGTCGGTGTCCGGGCGGTCTGGACTGACAGCCTCCCGGATGCAATCAGGGACTTGAGCGCGGCGGTGATGTCGGCGGGCCTTGCCCATGGGTGAACATCGCAGACGGCGGCGGCCAAGTCGGTGGCGTTCCTGCCTCTGCCGTTCAGTACGCCGGAGGGGTTGACGTGCGCGTCCGGGTGTTCCCGGAACCAGCGCACTATTTCAGGGGTCAGCATCTCCGGGTCACGGTAGACTGGCCCCGCCGTTTCAAGGCAGACAGACCCGGCGGACTCCACAAGTCGGAGTTTGACGGACACGCCCTCTGGCGCATGGTTGCTTTTGGTACGGGTCAAGGTGGCCTCGGAGTCACTTCGGCGTATCTCCCACGCGCCACGCGCCTCATCGGTAACGGAACCCGCGCCCCGGATGTTGCCGGGGTCGGCGGCCTCGCCCGCGCCTTTTTTCAGGTGCGCCAGTACCAGCACCGCCGCGCCGGATTCCCGCGCCACGTCGCCCAGCAGGGCCAGCACGGCCCCCATTGCGGAGGGGTCGTTTCCGTTCAGACCGCCGCCAGCGGCTCGGAGATGGTCCACCACTATCATGGACGGCTTCAGCCTCCGCGCCTCCCCCAGCAGTTCGGAGTAGAACGGCGTGGGAACCACATTCTTG
It encodes the following:
- the queC gene encoding 7-cyano-7-deazaguanine synthase QueC produces the protein MTQKCPSALVLLSGGLDSSVLLHLVRRRLCDGPVHALSFDYGQRHVRELDCARRQAALAGAAAHTVLDVSFMAELVRGDTALVRGGAEVPDLAELDEAARRQPPTYVPNRNMMLLSLAAAHAEALEIRDVFYGAQAQDEYGYWDCTQEFLDRLNGVLALNRGDAVVVHAPLMQNGKAENVRLGMELGVDFAQTWSCYRGGELACGTCPTCVERLKAFAEVGVADPVGYGR